A window of Aeromicrobium duanguangcaii genomic DNA:
CGGACATCGTCCGGGCCCGCTCCGGCAAGTCGTTCACCCGCTGGCAGATCCAGGTGTCCGCCTGGCGCAAGTCCACGAAGGTGAAGTCCCCGGTCGTCCGCGCCGTCACCGGGGTGTCGTCGACCTACGTCAGCAAGACGGCCAAGACCTCGAAGACGTCGATGACCAGGACCATCGACCTCAAGGTCCCGGCGTCCTCGCAGATGATCCACCGCGGCCACTTCCCGCAGTTCGGCGGCGGCGGCGAGGCCTGGTGCTCGCCGACCTCGACCTCGATGGTGCTGCGCTACTGGGGCCTGGGCCCGTCGAAGAAGGCGACCTCGTTCGCCAAGGGCGCGGATCCGTGGGTCGACCACGCGGCTCGCTACAGCTACGACTCCTCCTACCGCGGCACCGGCACGTGGCCGTTCAACACCGCGTACGCCTCGCGCTTCGGCACCGACGCCGTCGTCCACCGCCTGGTGAACCTGCGCCCGATCGAGTCGTACATCAAGCAGGGCGTCCCGGTCATCGCCTCGGTCGCGTTCGGTCGCGGCCAGCTCACCGGTTCGCCCATCAGCTCGACACCCGGCCACCTGATGGTGGTGCGCGGGTTCACCGCGACCGGAGACGTCATCGTGAACGACCCCGCGGGACGGACGAACTCGCAGGTGCGCCGCGTGTACGACCGCGCCCAGTT
This region includes:
- a CDS encoding peptidase C39 family protein, yielding MIRRLFPVAAVLTALLTSVLIAPGLATAPAEAASHPKPQLTRWTPKLVIPAGKKGKAWRSPWVTTPQRSTALLPSWNVSRMPDGTWLKVYVRVADGSKVSSWKTVAQWRHGLSGGKRTTYGKQADALAQLDTDIVRARSGKSFTRWQIQVSAWRKSTKVKSPVVRAVTGVSSTYVSKTAKTSKTSMTRTIDLKVPASSQMIHRGHFPQFGGGGEAWCSPTSTSMVLRYWGLGPSKKATSFAKGADPWVDHAARYSYDSSYRGTGTWPFNTAYASRFGTDAVVHRLVNLRPIESYIKQGVPVIASVAFGRGQLTGSPISSTPGHLMVVRGFTATGDVIVNDPAGRTNSQVRRVYDRAQFERAWLKGSGGVTYVIAPTAKRLKF